One stretch of Lodderomyces beijingensis strain CBS 14171 genome assembly, chromosome: 3 DNA includes these proteins:
- a CDS encoding 60S ribosomal protein uL22, with product MVRYAAQPSNPAKSASARGKGFRVSFKNTRETAQAVNGWKLLKAQQYLDQVLDHQRAIPFRRFNHSIGRTGQGKEFGVTKARWPAKSVNYIKSLLQSAQSNAEAKGLDVEKLTISNIQVNQAPKGRRRTYRAHGRINAYKSSPSHIEITLTEDDEVVEKATDKKAVRLNARQRGRLAGQQRLTAAATTA from the coding sequence ATGGTTCGTTACGCTGCCCAGCCATCCAACCCAGCCAAATCAGCTTCGGCCCGTGGAAAGGGTTTCAGAGTCTCATTCAAGAACACCAGAGAAACCGCACAAGCCGTCAATGGATGGAAATTGTTGAAGGCTCAACAATACTTGGATCAAGTTCTCGATCACCAAAGAGCCATTCCATTTAGAAGATTCAACCACTCTATTGGAAGAACCGGCCAAGGTAAAGAGTTTGGCGTCACCAAAGCTAGATGGCCTGCCAAGTCCGTCAACTACATCAAGAGTCTTTTACAAAGCGCTCAATCCAACGCTGAAGCTAAGGGccttgatgttgaaaaattgaccaTCTCAAACATCCAAGTCAACCAGGCTCCaaagggaagaagaagaacttACAGAGCCCACGGTAGAATAAATGCTTACAAATCAAGCCCTTCACATATTGAAATCACCTTGActgaagatgacgaagttgttgaaaaagccaCCGACAAGAAGGCTGTCAGATTGAACGCTAGACAAAGAGGAAGATTGGCTGGTCAACAACGTTtgactgctgctgccaccaCCGCTTAA